The window CCCCCGGAGGTGAAATAGATCTCCTTGGGGTTTGCGCCGATCGCATCCGCCACCTGTCTCCGCGCCTTCTCCAGTGTCACCCGCGCCTCGCGGGCGAGGGCGTAGACGGAGGAGGGGTTCCCGAACCGCTCCGTAAAGCAGGGGAGCATCTCTTCGACGACCTCCGGCCGGACCGGGGTCGTCGCCGCGTGGTCCATATAGACCAGCCGTGATCTCCGATTAACCGTAGTATTCATGCTGCACCCCGGCTCTACGCAAAGGTATTTCATCCCTGAAGTCAAAATTAACAATTGTTAACATCATTGTTAGATCCACTCCAAAACCATTAAACATTGTGGTATTAATGAAACTCCCCTGCCAGTTAATTGTATGGAATGTGCTGCCCGCAATCCGTGCGGCGATCGCAGAAGAACTAATTAACATGGGCGTCTCGCAGCTCGAGGCCGCCCGCCTCCTTGAGATGACACCCTCAGCGATCTCCCAGTACCGCACCGGGAAGCGGGGCTACCGGATCGTCTTTGAAGGCGAGGTAAAGGAGGCAATCAACCGGCTTGCGCAGGACCTCAAGGCCGGCCAGGTGGACGACCTCGCCTCCCGGATATGTGAGATATGCACGCAGATCCGCGAAGAGAACCAGCTCGGCGAACTGTGCGATACAGAAGCATAAGGAGAACGATACCGATGAACTCCAGGTGCAGCAAAGAAGCGGTCATCGAGGCCCTCAAGGAGAAGGGTCCTTTGCTTATCGCATACTCCGGAGGCGTCGACAGTTCGCTCCTCGCCGCACTGGCCGTCCGCGCGCTCGGGAAGGAGCGGGTCCGGTGCGTCCTCCTTGACTCGCCGCTCATCCCCCGGCGAGAGGTCGAGGCGGCGCGAAAGACCGCAGCCCGGCTGGACCTCCCCCTGGAGGTCGTGGCGTTCCCGATTCTTGAGGATGAGGCCTTCCGGGCGAATCGGCCCGACCGCTGCTACACCTGCAAGAAGGCATCGGCCCGCCTGCTCAAAGATCTGGCCCGGCGGGAAGGGATCGGCACGGTCGCGGACGGGACGAACCTCTCCGACCTCGGGACCTACCGGCCGGGGCTTGCCGCAGGCGACGAGGAGGGGATCTCGCACCCCCTCGCCGATGCGTGTGCGACGAAAGACGATGTCCGGAGAATCGCCCATGAGTGCGGACTATCGCTCTGGAGCAAACCATCGGCGGCCTGCCTTGCCACCCGCCTCCCCTATGGGACCGAGATCACAGAGGAGGCGCTCGCCCGGATCGAGGCGGCCGAGGATGCACTGCATGATCGGGGATTTTCCCAGGTGCGGGTCCGCCTTCACGGTGACGTCGCCCGGATCGAGGTGCCGCCCGAGGAGATGGAGCGGCTCTTTTCCATGCGGGATGATGTGACGGCGGCCCTCCGAAAGATCGGTTTTACCTACGTCGCCCTGGACCTTGCCGGGTACCGGAGTGGGAGTATGGATGAGGTCCTATGAGGATCGAAGACTGTAGAACGGACTTCCCCATCACACGGGACCTCATCTACTTAGACAGCGCCGCAACATCCCTCACCCCAAAGCCTGTGGTCCAGGCGATGGTCGAGTACGACCTTCGTTACCGCGCAAACGTGGGAAGAGGCGTCCACCGGCTCGCCAATGTCGCCACCCACCGCTACCGGGACGCCCACGACGCCATAAAGTCGTTCATTGGGGGCGAGGGCGGCACCCTTACGATCACCAGAAACACTACCGAGGCGATCGGAGCGGTCGCCGCCGGCCTCGACTGGAAGAAGGGCGACCGGGTGGTGACGACGCTCCTCGAGCACCACTCAAACCTCCTACCCTGGCTCCGGCTCCGAGAACGTGGAGTCGCGGTGGATATCGTTCGGCCGAATTCCGATGGCGGCCTCGAGATAGCCGATCTGGAGGCGGCCATCCGCGACGAGACCCGGCTCGTCGCCGTCACCCACGCCTCAAATGTCCTCGGCACCGTCCTCCCCGTCCGGGAGATCGCCGGGATCTGCCGCGACCGGGGCGCAAAGTTCCTCGTCGACGGAGCCCAGTCGACCCCGCACATCCCGGTCGACGTCGCCGCCATCGGGTGCGACTACTTCTGCTTCTCGGGCCATAAGATGCTTGGGCCCACCGGGACGGGCGGGCTCTGGATGCGCCGGCCGGATCTCGAACCGCTCCATGTCGGGGGCG of the Methanoculleus thermophilus genome contains:
- the larE gene encoding ATP-dependent sacrificial sulfur transferase LarE, producing the protein MNSRCSKEAVIEALKEKGPLLIAYSGGVDSSLLAALAVRALGKERVRCVLLDSPLIPRREVEAARKTAARLDLPLEVVAFPILEDEAFRANRPDRCYTCKKASARLLKDLARREGIGTVADGTNLSDLGTYRPGLAAGDEEGISHPLADACATKDDVRRIAHECGLSLWSKPSAACLATRLPYGTEITEEALARIEAAEDALHDRGFSQVRVRLHGDVARIEVPPEEMERLFSMRDDVTAALRKIGFTYVALDLAGYRSGSMDEVL
- a CDS encoding aminotransferase class V-fold PLP-dependent enzyme — encoded protein: MRIEDCRTDFPITRDLIYLDSAATSLTPKPVVQAMVEYDLRYRANVGRGVHRLANVATHRYRDAHDAIKSFIGGEGGTLTITRNTTEAIGAVAAGLDWKKGDRVVTTLLEHHSNLLPWLRLRERGVAVDIVRPNSDGGLEIADLEAAIRDETRLVAVTHASNVLGTVLPVREIAGICRDRGAKFLVDGAQSTPHIPVDVAAIGCDYFCFSGHKMLGPTGTGGLWMRRPDLEPLHVGGGSIESASSDGYTLAPGEERYEAGTPPVAGTIGLARAAAYLREIGMDAVRRHEERLTARLIDGLAALDGVTVAGLDAGTDRIGVVSFTVEGMHPHEVAQILDEASAVLVRSGHHCCQPLMEHLGLPDGTVRASTYIYTTTEEIDTLIATVEEISRRAI
- a CDS encoding transcriptional regulator, which gives rise to MKLPCQLIVWNVLPAIRAAIAEELINMGVSQLEAARLLEMTPSAISQYRTGKRGYRIVFEGEVKEAINRLAQDLKAGQVDDLASRICEICTQIREENQLGELCDTEA